From the genome of Mya arenaria isolate MELC-2E11 chromosome 5, ASM2691426v1:
tgatgTACTTCTTTGCTGATTTCACAGCCAAATATTTTGAGGTGACTCAGAcggaaatgtcattttattgatttggatttctttctgtttattttttgaagTTATGATGAGCAATATCGTATTTGtggatttattaaaagaatcaATCACAACAAAGACACTAAATTTATGATGACAAAGCATGTGgacttaaacatttatttttgtggaCATTCTATGTTGTAAcgtttgtggattttttttaatgcaccagtcaattgtaaccgcGGCCCCCGaggtccggggatagccggggaaatggaccgtgtttttacctatcatgtggccccgcagtgtcgggtgaatgcagtggttttgtcttcgcttcaAATATAGCGgtgaatgggccttacctagggtcccttggatgcaggggcatttggcggggatttaccatctgttcatccccgtagggcggagattttagccTGGTTGGCGGGACCGAAAGTCAACGTCCCAGCTATTCCCCAGACCAGGGgaggggggccgtggttacaattgactggaacATAACTTGGGAGTGTGTTTTTAAAGATTGTGCCTGGTGGATAAATgggctaccagacaaatcggccccttaccaaatcggcccctagctcaaacggttaccttttcggccccttaccaaatcgtccccatcccgtagacgtttcggcccctgattaccgagacgtttcggcccttattttaattttattttttatatctaaatacattgtttaagtaaaaaacatgtaatttcattttattttttttttaatagacaaagctatatacatgcatacaaaggtatagataaaaatagttttaaagaaaatatctgtacacttgaaaacatatatttattttatttctaattataagtaaaaaacatgtaatttcatttttttttattttaagagacaaagctatatacatgcatacaaagatatagataaaaatagatttaaagaaaatatctgtacacttgaaaacatgtaaagatatttttataagacgaaatagagttgaagaagaaatgtttaaacttcattttttttaaataatctttaaatattatacataactatgttgctaatattatgtataatgacatgtccattgtcTAACATCAGTCTTCACCAAACACCCATCGCCCGCCGTAgatggcaccaacatttttcaggaCTCCTCGCAGGTGACCTTATGCGAATCGTATGAGTCCCACTCATCCATGATCCTGGCGATGATGTCCCTGTAACGCTTCTCGATATAagttataaattttatgaaattcagttatttatattcaaatcaggtaaggataaaaaactattattaatcttatattgaatacgtatgcaaaaccatactggcttaaacggtgtttttagacagacggtcttatggcgaattgtcacattccacaGAGGTATTAGGCGTTGGAATTGTgacactttgtgtttacaagCTTATAAATACGTCTACAACGTTTGTTccgactttcccaaccgctaattctcacacttaaagattaataccaattatctcttcgcacctcaaacagaatattatttcacttttttattacggatatattgttttactctttttaaaatgcatttgaactaTCAAGTTGTATCTTGTTTGCAattcatatctataaaacaaacattatttcctaattatgtttagataaaacactaattgtcaaaaataataattaataattattctggAGCAATAGTATACcacatagataacaaattaatggttgaaatgtaaaggcatttttaaaaaacgcaacacgtttaaaacaaatggtacccacttttagaaacgatttaatatatatacttacgttgtttatattactcaaatcttctttaatcaactctaaataacattaacaaattaaagacaattattcattcacacgtctttgaatgtctttttcacacccacaacactaacagtttgccttgcaaaaaaagaacgcatggttcaaagacaaattttctttgaagtctttaatgatcaattaataattaacagttataacaaataaactttcttagattttctaacattttatattaaaaatcagggttaatagttatttagattttaattatattttttatatcagtcatatcaatgtttttcatgcatatctgtctatttgtaaatttaaagattttatttacaacttatttacagatctcattgacatttataagacgacctacaatgtttttctttatacccaagataaaaaataaaataaaattaaggggccgaaatgtctctgttgaaaatcactaaggggccgaaacgtctcgagtcattttaattaaggggacgaaatggcagggccgaaacgtcttaggggccgatttggtagtaggccgatttggtaaggggccgatttgtcttgctCCCGATAAATGTACCATTATGAGAAGTTTATGCTACTGTACAGATTAATATTACTTAGtttttgatttgaaacaatgtaataaaattatgttgtttttggtCAATTactgataattcaacaattcaACCCAGCTAATTTATAGTACTGAAGGTGCCATAAATGGATTACAGGATTTGTGTGTAAAGTGTGGTAagttttttacttttgaaataactatCATATTTCTATTCagtatttgataaaatttgtatttttccatacAAGGTTTCCCAAATGTAGTTGGAGCAGTTGATGGCACTCATGTCAAGATACAGGCACCACCAGACAACGAGGCAGATTATGTGAATAGAAAGGGCTATCATTCCCTGAATGTACaggtatgaaaatattaattttatatgttttcgaTTCATTTTGGAAATCTTTTTCTAAAACCAATACTTGTTCCTATGTTGAAgcttgttttaacattaaaaactgttggtcaagaaacaaaacaaatcatatttggATTCTTCATCTAGGATCTAATAATGGTGAAAATATGGTCACtaacttgtacttgttatcTTTCAGATGGTATGTGATGCAAATTACAGGATAACTGATGTTATTGCTAAATGGCCGGGATCTGTGCATGACAGTCGAATGTTCTCAGAGGGGATCTTGTGCCAGAAGTTGGAGACTGGTAAGTGCATTTGACTTAGATGAAGCTGCAGGTTTATGATGTGATAACATGAATACTTCCATACGTATACAGTAACCCTGTTTGCTAATAACATTTGCTGATTCTGCGATTGGTTCACAAATTTATGATACTGTGTGTGTGTTTACTGATATTACCAACTTCAGTCCTGaactgtatgaaatattgaatgaaattttcttaattttttttttatgtacgAACCAAagtgaaaacatcaaaatatgaatataaaataagtcggtttttaaaagtattacaGATAAGTGATATGAATGTTTCTCTTCGCAGGACAAATTGATGGACTGCTGCTTGGGGACAGTGGGTACCCATGTCGAAAATACCTCATGACACCCTATGCGAATCCTAGAAATCTGTCGGAGGAAAggtattgataaaaaatcaagtatattcattgataattgttttctatCACATCAGTGAATATCAGATGATATTTTACCTGTATAATTATGATCTCATACATCTGTCTCTTTTTTGTtcacataatgtttatttagcaatgcattttaataaaaaataaatgacatcaGTGGTCCATTTCAAGTTTTTTGGTCAGTCGGACCTGCCCAGAAGTATCATATGGAATGTTGACGTCCTATAATATGGACAGCTGACGTCCTGCATTATGAACTgcttacgtcataaaactggtgaaTGTTGCTGGCAAATTTCACGACATTTATCATTGATCACAATCCAGGGAAATGATATTAAAAGTAAATCTTGTGCAGCCTTTAAGTATTTCTGATATTTTCAGATTCAACACAACTTTGTGCCGCACCAGAGTGCTCATAGAACAAACATTTGGAATGCTGAAGAGGCGCTTCGCAGTACTGAAATACGGAATAAGAACGACACCAGACAGAGCGGCTGTTTATGTTGCCTCATGTGCAATGTTGCACAACTTTGGTTTTGAGCATGGAGATGTGTATGGACGCCAAACATACGAGGATGATGACATGCCACAAGTGGACAACCAAGGTGTTGATTAATGGGCGGACCCAAAGGGATTATATTACCCAAAGGCACTTTGCTGTTTGAACAATCACCCTGTCAATCATTTGTCATTGTTGTACgtgtatattttcatatttcagttaaacagttactaactatttaagaaataagcAGAAATCATCTaatttttataaacttaaatataagattctgcgatctaatttttgtcagcatttttacataacttgtttccatggattttcaaaaattggctcgttccaagataaaaaataatagttttcaaaacgttcaatctgtgagagtgcagctttaatatcttTGATAATACCAATTATTGAATGTAATATGCAAGGCTACTTAACAGGGATATGCATTGAAGACAACAGGTTCCTTTAAGACATTAACTGGCTATATTTATCTATagatgaattgaaaaaaaacaaaaacttttataCTTTATGTAGCTGTAAGTCcatgtttaacatgtttaacaatagGAGAAACTACATAAAACATGTGCTATACATTTAATGGCAAAAGTGTAAGTTGTGGATATCACTTTGAACATCTATCAACGATTgtatttcttattcattaacacataaataaatgtcagttTAACAAACAATTCATTATAACTATGTAACTTTACCAAATGGAAGACTGATAATAACACAACATTAACAATCAGATATTACAGTAAAGTGAGGTTccataatgaaatgaaatgaaaaacaatattatacaattatgttaTCTGAATTGTTACAGATTGTTTTTGATTCGTTATGCTCTTTTGCAATAGTTTATAAGCAATAAGGGATATTTTCAACTTCATTTAAACAGTAACATTCAGTTTCATGGTGTGTATTGAGTAAAGAATGTATACTGTTTATGTCATATCACAGTTCTGTTATTGATTTGTAAAAGATATTGACCAGCATTATTTCTCATCTTTGTTTTTGTAATGGTTTGCTTAACACAATATGGATTTTAGCAAAATTTGCTCTGCTCACCTTTACTGTAACAGTtattttgcacattttgttCATCATAATGCATGAGTGTAATTCTTTCTGAAACTGTTGCATGAGTCCACTCGGTCAAATTTACACAATTTTTCATCAGTTGTTTTTGAGTTGTATTGAACAAAGTAAAACttcatgaaattattgtaaGATATGATATATCAACAGTAATACCCCATATAATACCAATGACTAAAATAACCTAGACATTCAAgttgaaacaataaatgtattacaatttaatcaataaatgtaGACTTATTCCTATTAcacaaataagattttttgattgtaaatactttccatcaaaatgattttagatACATCATCAGAGAAAATACTTCTACACACTTAATAATAAAGGATAATTTCCATCTCAATAACAcatgttgtatatgttgaagAACAAATGAGTAGCTCAAATTGATATTACggtaaatgattggtgaatgctaaaatatttactatggTCTACTTAAGTCATAGTATGAAGAAATAACTtgttaaatgttcatttctttcgaattaaactcagtatctttcattaaataaattattttagacatctattcatcctttttggaatattaaaacaatatcatggaGTGTGGTAAATATTATCTAGGAGTAAGAGTggatctttaaagctgcactgtcacagtttgaacaagtttttttattttttatcttggaacgagccaatttttgtgaaaatccaagGGAACCAGTTATATGAGATTCATGACAAAAATTAGTTCccatatttttataatcaagtgcaaaaattgatattttatgcatttaagccatgaaatattaattttcgaacagaaatattgaaatctatgatataattaaagacaaaacatgaaaaagttgtaaaaatggtaaatgtgtgagagtgcagctttaacaatttATACTGCATTCAAAAAGAGATCTTATGAAAAATTGTAACTTTCATTTCCTAATCCTGGAAAAGTAATGTTGAAATCCATGTTAGCATTTCGCATGGCATTCTCCAGAACAGATTTTTTCAATTGGAAAAGTTCACGTTGTTGagctatttttaaatctaaaagtTCAATCTCCTTTCTTGCTCTGCAAACTTCAAGGTCATGAAGCTCCTCGGTGAGCTCAATCCTATCCATGCACTTCCTACGACCTATGaagaaattgtatatttttgtttttaagtttatacatttataatgtacacaacaaaaatgcaaatattcctTAGCATGGATTATAATGAAAGCAAATTTACTCtaaatacatgcatatattgctgttgatgatttgaaaatgaaataaggcATTAAGACCAccaatgttgaaaaaaaaaatatctttcaaatgcAAAAGGCAGTTAACAActgaaattaatatgttttcttttttaaccaaatttcaTCTGCATCCATATCATTTCGTGtaagtgtttaatatttatgatttgactgatatacatatatatcatatgttcctgattttgtgttaaatatgaatataccGTTGAAAATGTACTCATagaaacatatcaaaacaatgaGTTATACAAATGGTTTACGTTTCTTTGTATTTGTCTGCATCACTCTGGGTTCATCTGGGTGTTCATGGGACACACTTGGATGTTCAATGGCATGAACTGACACTGTTTCTTGATGCGTGCTGATGTGCTTACTCTCTGTCACTGAAATGTTCATGCAAAGTTACAGTGATGTAtaagaaaatgtgtaaaacttACTCTCATATTAGATTATGAAAAGTAATTGGACAGAACATAGAGTACCGAGCAGTACCACTTGTGAAGACATTGACAATTTTGACCACTTTCTTTCTTTAGAAAACATTCTAACCCCCTTTAGGATGCTATACTACATCTCAACTGGAGGCAATGGTAACATACTATAAAACTACTGTGTACAAAAACTAAACATCACTTCAATTGATATCATTCTACATGTAGAAATTGAAGATGAGAGAAGAAGGTaactaacaagagctgtcataagaCTCGACAAACCCAAAACACAAt
Proteins encoded in this window:
- the LOC128235786 gene encoding putative nuclease HARBI1, with the translated sequence MGGECDSKEEMVDLTPTLETASALSGEKQGSSMMVEKPGIWPDSRPCSRRSQGSGQTAILVQECTSVFAGLLNRYVKFPTGLEIESVKRKFYSVAGFPNVVGAVDGTHVKIQAPPDNEADYVNRKGYHSLNVQMVCDANYRITDVIAKWPGSVHDSRMFSEGILCQKLETGQIDGLLLGDSGYPCRKYLMTPYANPRNLSEERFNTTLCRTRVLIEQTFGMLKRRFAVLKYGIRTTPDRAAVYVASCAMLHNFGFEHGDVYGRQTYEDDDMPQVDNQGVD